Proteins encoded by one window of Anaeromyxobacter sp.:
- a CDS encoding HDOD domain-containing protein — translation MIHAFRLGPVSSSPTPSFAFAAVRPNGTLELRFAPGEPQGLAALREAVDGQPLSCEPPLAEAAGPLGLSVAPLPPEVLRARAQLAYELASGIDHGASRPEAIGALLTAAGAFWASKAWELIDTEEQLHVAFTWGRSLVQGEVSVQASDRTQPRLVLCDEPAALSRLAGLSGPERVAELIRGAGLTVELTREPAWAGAAIEEAFRLPRVPLPERRRAGRIAPVATQDLLTAAALLQCVVAYADLGDGSQAEAVVEAATLRVRARIGPTPPDPGALQAAQSGSGLTPVEPGDERNHGLLEGEALPAPAAAAAPPTEPEPAAPAAAEDDDRPLTPEELAAIVKGGTAAAAPEPAPAAPAAVEDDDRPLTPEELAAIVKGGTAAAAPEPEPAAPAAAVDDDKPLTPEELAALMKGAAAPPATVAVPAAAAPVEVEAAPAQPAAPSVEPAPPSAAAPEPVPVVQAEPKPAPEAAPPAPSDRPAPAEGWLNRTWRALGASLQRAPAASEPGAAPAPPPKVVAKTAPPKPPKPAAPARRAPPPPAVPEAPPDPAVPFSAFARALKVAVPLEPLPAPLAEREAASALATQLATDATGREHFVSFPAVALQIIEQVHSPTADARGVAGFISRDPGLAADVLAVANSAAFRGVSEAGSVREAVARLGLQEVGRVASAVSARALLLTAQPGGGAPSTRLFTRAVAVATAASATALRLRGAHSDQVWLAGLLHDVGLALGRSALHRLGAAGGAAVTGPVAERAVEQAHVEIGAAALRAWGLPGYLSDVCARHHDEELPAGPELVDLHLVRLTSALARLDEPEVGARAAREVMSSARALGFDVHAVRALAADLKAAEQRAAVLVR, via the coding sequence ATGATCCACGCATTCCGACTCGGTCCTGTCTCGTCCTCGCCGACTCCGTCCTTCGCCTTCGCCGCCGTCCGCCCGAACGGGACGCTGGAGCTCCGGTTCGCGCCGGGCGAGCCGCAGGGGCTCGCGGCGCTGCGGGAGGCGGTGGACGGACAGCCGCTCAGCTGCGAGCCCCCGCTCGCCGAGGCGGCCGGCCCCCTGGGGCTTTCGGTGGCGCCGCTCCCGCCCGAGGTCCTCCGGGCGCGGGCGCAGCTGGCCTACGAGCTCGCCTCGGGCATCGACCACGGGGCCTCGAGGCCGGAGGCCATCGGCGCCCTGCTCACGGCGGCCGGGGCCTTCTGGGCCAGCAAGGCCTGGGAGCTCATCGACACCGAGGAGCAGCTGCACGTGGCCTTCACCTGGGGGCGCAGCCTGGTGCAGGGCGAGGTCTCGGTGCAGGCCAGCGATCGGACCCAGCCGCGCCTGGTGCTGTGCGACGAGCCGGCGGCGCTGTCGCGGCTTGCGGGGCTGTCGGGGCCGGAGCGCGTGGCCGAGCTCATCCGCGGCGCCGGGCTCACCGTCGAGCTGACCAGGGAGCCGGCCTGGGCGGGGGCCGCCATCGAGGAGGCCTTCCGGCTGCCGCGGGTCCCGCTGCCGGAGCGCCGGCGCGCGGGCAGGATCGCGCCCGTGGCCACCCAGGACCTCCTGACGGCCGCCGCGCTCCTGCAGTGCGTGGTGGCCTACGCGGACCTCGGCGACGGCAGCCAGGCCGAGGCGGTGGTGGAGGCCGCCACCCTCCGGGTGAGGGCGCGCATCGGCCCGACCCCACCCGACCCCGGCGCCCTCCAGGCGGCGCAGTCCGGGTCCGGGCTCACGCCGGTGGAGCCGGGTGACGAGAGGAACCATGGTCTGCTCGAGGGCGAGGCCCTGCCGGCGCCCGCGGCCGCCGCGGCGCCACCGACCGAGCCTGAGCCCGCGGCGCCGGCCGCCGCGGAGGACGACGACCGGCCCCTGACGCCGGAGGAGCTGGCGGCCATCGTGAAGGGCGGGACCGCGGCGGCGGCGCCCGAGCCAGCGCCCGCGGCGCCGGCCGCAGTGGAGGACGACGACCGGCCCCTGACCCCGGAGGAGCTGGCGGCCATCGTGAAGGGCGGGACCGCAGCGGCGGCGCCCGAGCCCGAGCCCGCGGCGCCGGCCGCTGCAGTGGACGACGACAAGCCCCTGACCCCGGAGGAGCTGGCGGCCCTCATGAAGGGCGCCGCCGCGCCACCGGCCACGGTGGCCGTGCCCGCCGCCGCGGCACCGGTCGAGGTGGAGGCTGCGCCCGCCCAGCCGGCAGCGCCCTCGGTCGAGCCCGCGCCACCCTCGGCGGCCGCCCCTGAGCCGGTTCCGGTGGTCCAGGCCGAGCCGAAGCCGGCGCCCGAGGCGGCTCCACCCGCGCCGTCCGATCGGCCCGCGCCCGCCGAGGGCTGGCTCAACAGGACCTGGCGCGCCCTCGGCGCCTCGCTGCAGCGGGCGCCGGCGGCGTCGGAGCCAGGGGCCGCGCCGGCCCCGCCGCCGAAGGTGGTGGCCAAGACCGCGCCGCCGAAGCCGCCGAAGCCGGCGGCGCCAGCCCGCCGCGCCCCGCCGCCGCCGGCGGTGCCGGAGGCTCCACCCGATCCCGCCGTCCCGTTCTCGGCCTTCGCCCGAGCCCTCAAGGTCGCGGTCCCCCTCGAGCCGCTCCCGGCGCCGCTGGCGGAGCGCGAGGCGGCCTCGGCCCTGGCGACCCAGCTCGCCACGGACGCCACGGGGCGGGAGCACTTCGTCTCCTTCCCCGCGGTGGCCCTCCAGATCATCGAGCAGGTCCACAGCCCCACGGCCGACGCCCGCGGCGTGGCCGGCTTCATCTCCCGGGATCCCGGGCTCGCCGCGGACGTGCTGGCGGTGGCCAACTCGGCCGCCTTCCGCGGCGTGAGCGAGGCGGGATCGGTCCGCGAGGCGGTGGCCCGGCTCGGCCTGCAGGAGGTCGGGCGGGTGGCCAGCGCGGTCTCGGCGCGGGCCCTGCTCCTCACCGCCCAGCCCGGCGGCGGCGCGCCCTCCACCCGGCTGTTCACCCGGGCGGTGGCGGTGGCCACCGCGGCGTCGGCCACCGCCCTCCGGCTGCGCGGGGCCCACAGCGATCAGGTCTGGCTGGCCGGGCTGCTCCACGACGTGGGGCTGGCGCTCGGGCGCTCGGCGCTGCACCGGCTCGGGGCCGCGGGTGGCGCCGCCGTGACCGGCCCGGTCGCCGAGCGGGCGGTGGAGCAGGCCCACGTGGAGATCGGGGCGGCGGCGCTGCGGGCCTGGGGGCTGCCCGGGTACCTCTCCGACGTCTGCGCGCGCCACCACGACGAGGAGCTGCCGGCCGGCCCCGAGCTGGTGGACCTCCACCTGGTGCGGCTCACCTCGGCGCTGGCGCGGCTCGACGAGCCCGAGGTCGGGGCGCGCGCCGCCCGGGAGGTCATGTCGAGCGCCCGGGCCCTGGGGTTCGACGTGCACGCCGTGCGGGCGCTGGCTGCGGATCTCAAGGCCGCAGAGCAGCGGGCCGCGGTGCTGGTGAGGTAG
- a CDS encoding immunity 8 family protein, translated as MRARLKSLRCDDIPDLAAWAPPVPDSFAVPLVLEVGALGLKGRERFDLLAVTPRWLQERHGADGAVLGRGLLLVFSWDLARIRRFLSRQVEGCSGHTWPEVARRVSRIALWEGDHGNVVGLE; from the coding sequence ATGCGCGCCCGCCTGAAGAGCCTCCGCTGCGACGACATCCCCGACCTGGCGGCCTGGGCCCCGCCCGTGCCGGACTCGTTCGCGGTCCCGCTGGTGCTGGAGGTGGGCGCGCTGGGCCTGAAGGGTCGGGAGCGGTTCGACCTGCTGGCGGTGACGCCGCGCTGGCTCCAGGAGCGGCACGGCGCCGACGGCGCGGTGCTCGGGCGCGGGCTGCTGCTGGTCTTCTCGTGGGACCTGGCCAGGATCCGCCGCTTCCTCTCCCGCCAGGTGGAGGGCTGCTCTGGCCACACCTGGCCGGAGGTGGCCCGCCGGGTCTCGCGCATCGCCCTCTGGGAGGGCGACCACGGCAACGTGGTGGGGCTCGAGTAG
- a CDS encoding isocitrate lyase/phosphoenolpyruvate mutase family protein, with protein MPPETSRRTAAFHRLHERGCFVMPNPWDQGSARYLQHLGFQALATTSAGLAFSLGLPDGAVPRAAVLRHVGDLVGATELPVSADFEAGHGSDAAGVAESVRRCVETGVAGLSIEDATGRREAPLFELSEAVERLEAARAAIDASGAGVLLTARSECHLTGHPDPLRESLRRLEAYAAAGADCLYAPGLRTREAVAAVVRAVAPRPVNVLVAAPGFSVRELEDLGVRRVSVGGALARTALGAFRRAAEELAQHGTFGGLAGAVSHSDLEAFFRLSPPFQGTFRR; from the coding sequence ATGCCACCGGAGACGAGCCGACGCACCGCCGCCTTCCACCGCCTCCACGAGCGCGGCTGCTTCGTCATGCCCAACCCCTGGGACCAGGGGAGCGCCCGGTACCTGCAGCACCTCGGCTTCCAGGCTCTGGCCACCACCAGCGCCGGCCTGGCCTTCTCGCTCGGCCTGCCCGACGGGGCCGTGCCGCGCGCCGCCGTGCTGCGCCACGTGGGCGACCTGGTGGGGGCCACGGAGCTGCCGGTGAGCGCCGACTTCGAGGCGGGCCACGGGTCCGACGCGGCCGGCGTGGCCGAGAGCGTGCGGCGCTGCGTCGAGACCGGCGTGGCAGGGCTGTCCATCGAGGACGCCACCGGTCGGCGCGAGGCGCCGCTCTTCGAGCTGTCCGAGGCGGTGGAGCGGCTCGAGGCGGCGCGCGCCGCCATCGACGCGTCGGGCGCCGGGGTGCTCCTCACGGCCCGCTCCGAGTGCCACCTGACGGGTCACCCGGACCCCCTGCGGGAGTCGCTGCGCCGGCTGGAGGCCTATGCGGCGGCAGGCGCCGACTGTCTCTACGCGCCCGGCCTCCGCACCCGGGAGGCCGTCGCAGCGGTGGTGCGGGCGGTGGCGCCGAGACCGGTGAACGTGCTGGTCGCCGCGCCGGGGTTCAGCGTCCGGGAGCTGGAGGACCTCGGGGTGCGCCGGGTCAGCGTGGGTGGGGCGCTGGCGCGCACCGCCCTGGGAGCCTTCCGGCGAGCGGCCGAGGAGCTGGCCCAGCACGGGACCTTCGGCGGCCTCGCTGGGGCGGTCTCCCACTCCGACCTGGAGGCCTTCTTCCGGCTCTCGCCCCCCTTCCAGGGCACTTTCCGCCGTTGA
- a CDS encoding glycine cleavage system protein H gives MTTQDFLATYDAKVMEYLLALAYLLLFVPMWKFVHGSPRTAEATAGARAAASAAAAPTAHPALGWFHVPDGIALATGHTWARADADGLVTVGIDDFAQKLVDPETVVLPTTGDHVLQGQPAFAVGDLVTTVPMLSPVDGEVVAVNAAARDQPAALRDPYGAGWLFKVKVPAAASRAHLMVGEKARAFLERAAETLSGQLNPELGYVLQDGGTPIHGIAKALAGEGWATLARRFFRAGP, from the coding sequence ATGACCACCCAGGACTTCCTCGCCACCTACGACGCCAAGGTGATGGAGTACCTCCTCGCCCTCGCCTACCTCCTGCTCTTCGTCCCCATGTGGAAGTTCGTGCACGGCTCGCCGCGCACCGCCGAGGCCACCGCCGGCGCCCGCGCGGCCGCCAGCGCCGCCGCCGCCCCCACCGCCCACCCGGCCCTCGGCTGGTTCCACGTCCCCGACGGCATCGCCCTGGCCACCGGCCACACCTGGGCCCGCGCCGACGCCGACGGCCTGGTGACCGTGGGCATCGACGACTTCGCCCAGAAGCTGGTGGACCCGGAGACCGTGGTGCTGCCCACCACCGGCGACCACGTCCTGCAGGGCCAGCCGGCCTTCGCCGTCGGCGACCTGGTCACCACCGTGCCCATGCTCTCCCCGGTGGACGGCGAGGTGGTGGCCGTCAACGCGGCCGCCCGCGACCAGCCGGCCGCGCTGCGCGACCCGTACGGCGCCGGCTGGCTCTTCAAGGTGAAGGTCCCCGCCGCGGCCAGCCGCGCCCACCTGATGGTCGGCGAGAAGGCCCGGGCCTTCCTGGAGCGCGCCGCCGAGACCCTCTCCGGCCAGCTCAACCCGGAGCTCGGCTACGTGCTGCAGGACGGCGGCACGCCCATCCACGGCATCGCCAAGGCCCTGGCGGGCGAGGGCTGGGCCACCCTGGCCAGGCGCTTCTTCCGCGCCGGGCCGTAG
- a CDS encoding succinate dehydrogenase cytochrome b subunit, translating into MKLLSDSIGRKVLMAVTGLLMVLFVVGHLLGNLSIFAGANGLNAYAQKLHDLAPVVWITRIVMFTAVVVHLILSIQITLENEAANPTKYAVNRSLRATFASKSMIWTGLLLGAFITYHLLHFTVRVTPGLALGTDSLDRFDVFTMVVTAFQRAPTALLYVVGMVALFLHLSHGAQSSLQTLGLGNDKTLPVYGTGGRVLSTIFLIGYGAIPVAILLHLIG; encoded by the coding sequence ATGAAGCTGCTCTCGGACTCGATCGGACGAAAGGTCCTGATGGCCGTGACGGGCCTGCTGATGGTCCTGTTCGTCGTCGGTCACCTGCTCGGCAACCTCAGCATCTTCGCCGGCGCCAACGGCCTCAACGCCTACGCCCAGAAGCTGCATGACCTGGCCCCGGTGGTCTGGATCACCCGCATCGTGATGTTCACGGCGGTGGTGGTCCACCTCATCCTCTCCATCCAGATCACCCTGGAGAACGAGGCGGCCAACCCGACCAAGTACGCGGTGAACCGCTCGCTGCGCGCCACCTTCGCCTCCAAGTCCATGATCTGGACGGGCCTGCTGCTGGGCGCCTTCATCACCTACCACCTGCTGCACTTCACCGTGCGCGTCACCCCCGGCCTGGCGCTGGGCACCGACTCGCTGGACCGCTTCGACGTCTTCACCATGGTGGTGACCGCCTTCCAGCGCGCCCCCACGGCGCTGCTCTACGTGGTGGGCATGGTGGCGCTCTTCCTCCACCTCTCCCACGGCGCGCAGAGCAGCCTGCAGACGCTCGGCCTGGGCAACGACAAGACCCTGCCGGTCTACGGCACGGGCGGCCGCGTCCTCTCCACCATCTTCCTGATCGGCTACGGGGCCATCCCCGTCGCAATCCTCCTCCACCTGATCGGTTAA